Proteins encoded in a region of the Vicia villosa cultivar HV-30 ecotype Madison, WI linkage group LG5, Vvil1.0, whole genome shotgun sequence genome:
- the LOC131604468 gene encoding uncharacterized protein LOC131604468: MEDRVIKDLWGSDNVDWSSSDSVGASGGIVTMWKKDLFSLIFSFRGEGFLGLCVESEGKLCYFVNVYASCDFSIRKRSWKKLINFKNNNAPGSWCVGGDFNTISNKEERIGLANKSYRKEIECFKNFIEEMDLVDPPTLGGKFTWFNNNGKAMSRIDRFLLLNCFMEAWNVQGQYIGGRDVSDHAPIWINENRKDWGPKAFKFNNSWLKHKDFHKFVETEWGKIHVKGRGDFVLCEKLKVLKGD; encoded by the coding sequence ATGGAAGATCGTGTTATCAAGGATTTGTGGGGCAGTGATAATGTCGATTGGTCCTCTTCGGATTCCGTAGGCGCGTCGGGTGGTATAGTAACTATGTGGAAAAAGGATCTGTTCTCTCTTATTTTCAGCTTCAGAGGAGAGGGGTTTTTAGGCTTGTGTGTCGAATCAGAAGGGAAACTGTGTTACTTCGTCAACGTGTATGCTTCATGTGATTTCTCAATTAGGAAAAGATCATGGAAGAAACTTATCAACTTTAAAAATAACAATGCTCCGGGATCTTGGTGCGTGGGCGGCGACTTCAATACCATTTCCAACAAAGAAGAAAGAATTGGTTTGGCTAATAAGAGTTATAGAAAGGAAATCGAGTGCTTCAAGAACTTCATTGAGGAGATGGATCTTGTGGACCCTCCCACTTTGGGAGGAAAATTCACGTGGTTTAACAACAATGGCAAGGCCATGAGCAGGATCGACAGGTTCTTGCTTTTGAATTGTTTCATGGAGGCTTGGAACGTACAGGGGCAATACATAGGAGGTAGGGACGTCTCCGATCACGCGCCGATTTGGATCAATGAAAATCGCAAGGACTGGGGGCCAAAAGCCTTCAAGTTTAATAACTCTTGGCTTAAACACAAAGACTTTCACAAATTTGTGGAAACTGAATGGGGAAAGATCCATGTTAAAGGAAGGGGTGACTTTGTCTTGTGTGAGAAGCTGAAAGTTCTAAAAGGAGACTAA